The Candidatus Cloacimonadota bacterium nucleotide sequence CGATGGCAAAGCGGCAGCTTCTAATTCGGCTATTGTTATAGCACCGGCGCGGGTAATTGCCAGATCGGCATAGTGCATCATTTGAGTGAGATTACTGTTAAAATCGAAGATATACAGCCCCTGTTTGTCTTTGTGTTTGCGGGCAAACATATCGAAAGTAGTTCTTCCTGTTTGCCACAATATTTGCCACCCCCCCTCCAAGAGAACGTTTATTATGCTGGAAACAGAGTTATTTATTGCAAGCGATCCTTGCGAGCCTCCCGTTATCAGTAAAGTATCCTTACCGCTTTGCAAACCAACGCTTTCCAAAGTAAAACATGTC carries:
- a CDS encoding UDP-N-acetylglucosamine--N-acetylmuramyl-(pentapeptide) pyrophosphoryl-undecaprenol N-acetylglucosamine transferase, whose translation is TCFTLESVGLQSGKDTLLITGGSQGSLAINNSVSSIINVLLEGGWQILWQTGRTTFDMFARKHKDKQGLYIFDFNSNLTQMMHYADLAITRAGAITIAELEAAALPSILIPLPTASENHQYYNALAQKNKEVAELLIQTELSPQNLLSTIKTIDCNKLKNNLNKLPPNTAAERIVTDILSFF